DNA sequence from the Mangifera indica cultivar Alphonso chromosome 18, CATAS_Mindica_2.1, whole genome shotgun sequence genome:
tgagagaaaagaaattgtttgccaaattctctaagtgtgaattctggttggatcgagtaatatttttgggacatgtggttactaaggaaggtatagctgtggaccccagtaaagtagaaacaatacttgaatgggtgaggccgaagactgtgaaagagatcagaagctttttagggctagccggctattacagaagatttgttcaaggttttgcccggttaGCCAAACCgcttacagctcttaccagacaaggaactccttttctatggactgaagcttgtgagaagagtttccaagagctaaaaagacggttgactacagctcctattttagtattaccagaggaaggcgtggattatgatatttattgtgatgcctcgcacaatggcttgggagccgtgctgatgcaaaagggtaaggtgatagcgtatgtctctcggcagttaaaagattatgaaacacgctaccctacccatgatttagagttagcagcagtggtttttgctttaaaaatttggaggcattatttatatggagttaaatgtaatatctacaccgaccataaaagtctaaaatatttcttcactcagaaagacttgaatatgagacaaagaagatggttggagctagtcaaagattatgaatgtgatattaaatatcaaccgggtaaagcaaatgtggtagccgatgccttgagtagaaagattgtcatagctcacctcaccattcagatagagttacaaaaagagtttcagagggaacagattgaggtgataagaagtcaagtggccagattggaaattcaacctaatctcttcaatgaaataaaagagaagcaagtagaagatttgtggtgccagaaaataagtcaacagatatacgaagggaaaacaactgagtttcaaatgatagatggagtgctcaagttcagaaacagggtatgtattccccaagatctggagttgagaaagaaaatcctaagtgaagcacatgatacactttacactgctcatcctgggggagtaaagatgtatcaggatttaaagaaaacttattggtggataggtatgaagaaagatattggtgactatgtagctaagtgcttggtatgtcaacaggtcaaggccgagcatcagagaccttcaggtttgcttcacccacttagtattcctgaatggaaatgggaagatatttcaatggatttcatcattggcctacctcgagtataAAAaagctataatgcattatgggtgattgtagatagattgactaaatcggcccattttattccagtgaaagatagttttgcttcagatcaattggcccagatttatatacgggagattgtgagattacatggtgtacccaaaactattgtgtcagatagagaccccaaatttgtttcagctttttggggtagtttacaaagagcattgggtacgaggttggcatttagcacagcatatcatcctcaaacagatggccaaacagagagggtgaaccaaatactagaggatatgttgagggcctgttgtttagattataaaatcacctggcatgaaatgattccattgatcgaatttgcatataataatagttaccagtccaccattaaaatggccccatatgaggctctttatggacgaaagtgtagatctccattacattgggatgacataggagagcgagatgatttgagtcaagttcttgggcctgagttaaccgagaggatggtggaagatataaaaattatcaagactagattgaagcaagctcaggacagacaaaagagctatgcagatttgaaaaggaaagaagtagagtttcaaccgggtgataaagtttttgtgaaagtagccccttataagcacgtgatgagatttggaagaaaagggaaacttgctccaagatttattggcccatttgaaattttagaaaaagtgggcaaggtggcttatagacttgcacttccacctagtatggatcgagttcataatgtatttcatatttctttattgagaaagtacattagcgatcctgcacatgtcttgaaatcagatgatgtggaattaaaagaagatttagcttatgaggagcaaccagtgcagatactggacagaaaaataaaagagctccgaaataagacaattccattagtgaaagtattatggaagaatcataaggcggaagaagccacatgggaggttgagcaacaaatgagagagagatttcccaacttatttgtttaaatttcgaggacgaaattcttttaaggggggaagaaatgtaacatccgaattcaggtgtgtcaataaactccacttccaaaattacccctagagttgattttgtaacttgttgtgtaaagaaattgcaaaagaattatagaaaactactaaatgagcaatatttttcaaaggaggtaaaatggtcattttataaagattcaagggacaaagtgggaattaaaattgaagggcacacttgaaattatatggtggtgctaagggtttttggtaattgactaaggataaaatagtaatttatggaaaaggttaagggcaaaatggtccaaaaggcttataaattatataatctattcatcttcttccttattgccgagaactccatgaaattaagctaaagtttttcccttaaccaaaattcgtccaaaaacctagctaaaccacccaatttccagaggccccagttataaaaagtgtagatctgtcaattctggtcagttctaaggtaaaaaatttaatttttaagatatgtgaaatttgagagtttgatgaatgatcatatttttggttgattaaggttgccagaaagaagaaaagaaggtgaataagcttaaatcaccaaatcagcaaagaaaaggtaagaatttcatactttacatacttgaagtaaatttgagttaggttatttaaataacctttacttatatcagtatgtaaggtattataattaaggtgatttatgcttaaaaggataaaggaattcattatgattcatgatgtaatttttggccataagggtaaaaaggtaattttggccataagggcaaaaatgtcattttatgcgatataggttaattctgcttaattatgtgcataaaatgtgtgaaataacccttatattaagcctatattgtataattgaaattaatttgaggcatgatatatatatatataaatgcatgagaaaataacatgatgtttgagaaagaatgaaaaaataagggaaaataacaaatgcgcatatttcataatatggatatatatgcatacatgaggaatcataacatatgcatgatttagaaaaaaataaagaaagagaaaaaatattttctaagtcatgtatgctttcataatgactcatatgatacaggaaagcagaaaacatacttaaaatccttacacgccagctgtactgtgtggacagcaaataaaataatcggttgtactgtgtggacaaccagctgtactgtgtggacagcaaataaaataatcggttgtactgtgtggacaaccagttgtactgtgtggacagcaaaagaaaaatatcagctgtactgtgtggacagcaaagaaaaatattagctgtactgtgtggacagcaaagaaaaatattagctgtactatgtggacagcaaagaaaaaaaaaatatgcgtgtaagagagaattatattttgtatggtgactgcaagtactatcatatgtagtctaaatcgatcaatgagaatgagagagaaacaaattagtaaatattttatgaaagtcatttgcattagaattatgcatacaagcctgtgtggctgataaagagttgagaaagatgtacgatcaaaaaataaaaatgtcatggcactcatacatgcataaatcataatgagtgaatcatatctgtatagtaaggaaatgaataaatgtgtgaaagaaaagaattatgatatgtgttaaatgcgtgttctgtgtcaattattttgttgtaaatagttcagacacgctgagtatggaaaagattataaaagattaatactggtataaaatactttaagtgtttagtatgatattcttactgagccatagtcgctcactccgtttaatttaatattttacaggtaaagaaatgcagcaaaggttcccggggagcactaatgagacatgaggctaagggaggaagacaccataattttgtgatttaaatgttatgatgtatatgtaatatatatatatacgactagatttgaaaattgattataaagtttctgtgggtgataatttttataattgttattattattatgtattcatttttactaattgtggttaagttgataaaaatccagtcaattggtaggactggtttgtgtgaattacaaattgggagtgttacagggcataatgaaaaagagaaaaatattccccggggcctctaaaataggggaactcatgccgttttttctgtaacacacccaatggttaggagagttTACATCCTATCCcacctcaacttgattatttgagtataaagtttataaaatttctttttattcttgaacAACTTCTTTATCCCTAACCTAGCACTTTACATTCCATCATAGACATATTCCAATGAAGGGCTCTCATTTAAGTTCGTTGCATTAATAGACCCacaacatttttaattataccAATTTCGttccaaaaatcattattaagaATTACGGTCACAACCTTTTTGCCCTGATTACTCTTCGCATATCcagaatcaataaaaaacctGTTAGTGACCATCACTTGCAATCATGCTTACGTTAAAAAAGGCCTTGCAATGCGATAAAAGTCGTAACAAACTGGGTTGCGCTAGGTCGTATCATTTCTCTCCATCCTTCTCTTTTCCTCTATTAAACTATCactaatatatgattataaataaactttgttACAAAAGATGCACATTTGGAAATTCTATGGTGTGGGATCATTTTGATCAAAGAGAGGAAATGATCGAAGGAAGGGTAATTCATTGAGCACTCTGCAAACATTGCGATTTATGTTTAACATATGCAAATTTAGGTGGACGAGGCATCTTTTTTTACGTTacaaattattacaaaaaaaatttgcacGAGATGAGAGGGCAACAACAAATTTCCTTCACTAAATTGTGATCCATTGGTTCCAACATCAGTGTAGCAAGAGGTTTGAGTAGTTTTGGGCACATGGGAGAAATGTCCACTTTCATAACTAGGTATGTTGTTGCTTTGGACTAACCTTTTTTTACGCTGGAGATAAAATACTAGAATACATGATGCATAATAGTGTTCAACtgacatttaaaagaattcttAGTTTTACTCCTAAGTCAAACAttcttaaaaattctaaattaatgaaattaaaagttattgaaaaactttgtaattttaatgatgttattttaataacttcaaaattatgGATAGTCACAAATCAAGACATAAGGTATCTATGAGTAGTTGTCTATTACATTAATTCTGATTGATAGTCATGCAAAAAAGTAATtgcctttaaaaatttaaaatatccaCATCGTagtcttataatttttttagcattaactaatattttttatgaatataaaattaataattctatttttataatgacttttgataatgcaaaaataatgatagagttgttgaattaatgttaaatcatatatttgtttcatttaaTAGAAGAgtatttcatattattaatttaatagctcaaaATTGTTTGAACATGGGTAAAGATTAGATATCAACAATTAGGTatatcattgcatacatttcattatttatatcaCAAATTCAAGTATATCATGAATTATGTAACTCAATAGGGTtaagatgacaaaaaattaaaaacagatGTTAAATCTAGGGGGAATTCAACATACTTCATGTTGAAAGTGTGTGAAGGGTATGAAGTAGTTATAACAAGTTTCTTCAATACCCACCTTAAAgattcaaaaaattcttttgtttttgatagATTATGATTGAGAGATTGTCGTACCTCTAATGAATATATTAGAGCTATTGAAGATATTAGACAGCCACAAACCAATGTTTATGTGTATACTATCCAActacttatttaattttgtataatatgttagaaattagtgatatttttaaagagttTAGGTATTGAATATTGTCTAAAATATATCTAGACAAATagatcaaaaattttaaaaatattggaacaaaaattttaaaatattggaacaaattttttttactttatgttGCTACCACTATCTTAGATCTTAGGACAAAAATATTAGGAATAAAAAGTTTGTTAGATACCATTAACgataatttgttaattactaATAATGTTAATTGCATAGAcaatattcaagattttttattagaaatgtagagtttttataaaaataaatatagaagaagGGCATAAAGTTCAAAACCTAAGATAACTTCTGGTAGTTTAGGCACATGAAAATCACACATATAGTCACTCTTACACAAAGGTAAGCAGTTTGTGGGTCAAAGTTTAaattatgatgagttttataattatatcaatattgattaTTATCCAAGAATTGTTAAACAATATACTAATGAGAAATTAGATGTTTTGACATGGTGGAAAGCGAATCATGAAAGTTTTCTTTTGCTTGCCACCATGGCTCTGAAATATACTAATCCCTCTTGTGTCTTCTATGATATTGGAATTCACTTTTAGTGTAAGTAGATGTATGCTGGATGATAAACGGTCCGATTTGCACTCACATATAGTCGAGACGATAAtgtgtatgaaagattaagtgaaagttgatttcaaattataaaatcaaattgcagaagatatctttgaaaaatttaataatctagATGTTGAGGACAAGTAGATAATGGTATATATATGatacttatatttgtaattgtatattatataaatgaatttatttgtaatatattataatatttttcattatgtaattacaGTATTTTTCTACCGTAAGTgaaagattatcaataaaatatttaaaatgttatcatcagttttattaattagaaaatGATTTTCGTATCACGGCCTTATCCGTTTCTATGGGCCGACCCATCACAAAGGCCCATGACTATGTTGGCTTTAGGCCCAGCACGATTCACGGTCCTCTCTTATTGTCAACATCTAAGTAATGTTTAGGCGGATTTTCAGCGGCACTAGAATCTAACAATTTGAAACACTTATCTCTGACATTAATAGAGATCAGATTGGATTGGAGGTCAAGGATGGACCGCCACATCAATCCCTTAACTTCAATGCTTTATAATGCGTAGCCGTGTTtgtctctgttttttttttttaatatcatattttgaATTGTAGGGTAAAATAAGTGGACTATATTGAGAGCCTTCACCGCAGTCACCCCACGGACTTTAAATTAATGCTGTGTCCTGAAATGTTTGATTCACCAACCACAATTACAACCCTTAATTCAATTGTCAACTAGTACAATGAATTTTGACCGGCCTATAATAGTATAGCTGTACagttttatatagatatatatattaaaaaaactaaactagTTATATACATGTAAACCTATCATTCCAAATATATAGTTGCATTAAATACGAGTAAGCATTATTAATTGCCTGACGACTTATTCAAGGAAGGGGAAGACGAGAAGAGACATAAAAGCATTAATTtctaataattcattttatttccaTAGATTTCGTTAAAGACATACAAGATTCGACTCATATGGACGACGACATGAAATCTAAAGACCACAAACTAGGACTAGGACATGAGTCGGATCTTCTTTATTCTCTTCAAACTTTCGAACTTTTATAACCAGTCCATGCATGGGCTTCACTTGATgctgcaaaaacaaaaacacaaaacaaatttatattaaataaacaaaactttaTCCAATTTGCACTATAACACGTGCGTGCATGCATATTATCATTATAAGAGAGGTAAAGATGGAGACCTAGCGCAGTTGGTGGAGGTGCTGATCTTGTATGGAATGTTAACTCCGCATTTGGAAGGGAGAGCAGCAGCAGCGTTAGAGTTCAATCCAGGGATTCCTTTAGCTGCATTTTGCAGGCATCGGCAAGCATCTTGGCGGTCTTTTGTAGTGCGGGCTGCGTTGTTTATGGTGTTAACTCCAGTGCAGCAATTGGCTGGCGGGGCACCTTTACCATCAGTCCTCAGATAGTTCAAGCATGGACTAAGATTACTCGAAACCTGACCGCAGTTAATGGCAAGAGCCACAGGTGCAGCCACCAACAATGCAAAAGCCAAGGCGAAAACGAGCTTTAAGCCAGCCATAATTGCTGCTGAGATAACTGATCGGATAGAAGATTGTTAAGTAGGGTTGTAAGCCTGAGTGAGTATTGAAGGGAAAGTGCCGAGGTTTATATAGAAGCTGAGCTGCAGAGAATGTGAATACAAGAGAGAGCAGGTGGCCGGTGGTGGTTGGAGTAAATTAATGCTATGACAATTTCTTCTTGCTCTGTTCAGCATTTATCGGTGAAATTTGACTTCTGATTTAGACGTTCAGGTTCCCTTAGAAGCCGTTCGGttgtattgaaaatttatttttcattatttttattattttatataatttattaataataaaaaaattataatatttttttataataacaatgatatgatatataatatatttgattatctatattttagatattaacatattactaaaataatcttgattttattataattattttttatttattaatttttaagataaaaataactttatttttaattaatataataaataattttaaaatattttagaataattatcttaaaatatatttaaataaaataatttattgattttttttattatctttaatcaaatataataattatttatatctattaaattttaccaaatatattaattatttatatctaataatattttaaataatctatctttaaaataatttttaattttaataataaaatattatctaaactacACACTTAAAAAAGTTATACAAGGCCCTTGTGTAAGATTTTCGTAAAC
Encoded proteins:
- the LOC123201560 gene encoding non-specific lipid-transfer protein 1-like, whose amino-acid sequence is MAGLKLVFALAFALLVAAPVALAINCGQVSSNLSPCLNYLRTDGKGAPPANCCTGVNTINNAARTTKDRQDACRCLQNAAKGIPGLNSNAAAALPSKCGVNIPYKISTSTNCASIK